Part of the Hemitrygon akajei chromosome 16, sHemAka1.3, whole genome shotgun sequence genome is shown below.
ctccatatacctgtctagcagtctcAAATCTCACtagtttatctgcctccaccacaaacttgggcagtgcattccacgcaccaaccactatgagtaaaaaaaaccttcctctaatatcccccttgaatttcccacccctaaccttaaagccatgtcctcttgtattgagcagtggtgccctggggaagaggcgttggctatccactatctattcctcttaatatcttgtacacctctatcatgtctcctctcatcctccttctctccaaagagtaaagacctagctcctcaggaaaaaaaaggaatggcatttgaaatgatcccgatgaaggatctcagcctgaaacatccactCTTTATTCCTAGTGGCAGAAACATTTTCTTGGTAACAGCTATATGGATAGAATGAGTGCATTGTTGTGGAATATCATTGAGAATCAGAGGAGGTCTAAGAATATTCCAATCTTAAAGGTGTAACCAGCTCTTGCAATGTGCCCTGCTGTTAGTCTTTCAAAAATTACTGCTATGTCAACTGAAAGTTCTTCCTCAGGGAATTTGTACATTATCATTAAATTTGATACTACCTATGTGTTCCAGAAGCAGTTAACTATTTGAATAGATACATCCTAAATCTAGTATGTTTGTTAGTTCATGCTTTTGACCAAATCTCACCAACCATCAAATTTGAAGTAAAGACACAGAAGAATGTGAATGGTCATTTGCACAATATAACACTCTCACAGTAATAAAGGTTTAACTGAAAAAAAGAGATGATTTGTACTGTAATGTGACAATGGTCAATGTAAAACTATTGATAGGTCATTCTAACAGATTTGAAGGTTgacctccgggggggggggggggggtggtggtggagagagagagaactactTAGCTTTGTGGTGCATCTGTTATTTGCCACTTTTCAGCTCGTTACTGAATATTGTCGAGGTGTTTCTGCATGTGTATTTTGATCAGTTACTTTGGAGTATGACTTGTGAATGAAATTGTATTTTGAAACCAGCAAACATCTCCCTTATATTACAAGCAAATATCACTGGGAAAAATAGCTGATCTATGTCACTCTTTGAAAAGAGTATTAGAATAGGTGAAAGGCCCAGAAGGAGAGGGtgattcctgtagtgggggagtcaatggctggagggcacggcctcagaatccatagacagctgtggaaacAAAGTTATTGGGTATAATTAGAACAAagattgattagtaagggcatcaatggCCACGGAAGGTGGCAGGAGAATGtgaagagtgataataaatcagccatgatggaattgcagagcagactcaaatggggaaaaatggcctaattctgttcccatgtcttgTAGTCTACCAGTGGCTCTCCAATCTGAGAGGTAAATAACCCGAACATACTAGGCTCCTGTTCACTATAGGCAGCTCATCATCCCCTAAAGCATCACCACACTATTGCATTGGGATTTTGTCTAAACTTCcaccaggtgagggaggggagagagggaggactAGAATCAGCACAGCTCAGAAAACTCATCTTCTCATCGATTATGGACACGGCTGCACCTTAGGGTTGCAAGAGCCTCTATATCTATGACTGCATGGCTAAGGTCTTCCCACCACCGATGATATCAACAAGAGGCAATGTCATAATATTGTAAAATTCAACATCTGGGCTATGCCCTTGCATCAGTGGTGCAATGAAGTACCTGCAGACCCAGAATTTAAGagtcaacaacagcttcttccccactaccATCAGGTACTTGAACCAACCTAGAAAACTAATTCTGCCTCAGACTATAGTTCCCTCAAATCACACTATCATCAATATAGCTGTTTATTTTGTTATGCAAGCTTGTACATGTTAATTTAAGAATAGAAATATCACCAAACTttaatgtactgtgctgctgcagcaaaacattcATGCCATTTATACTCTGGCTATCTGTGGCATGAGAATAAACTTGAATCCTGTCTAGGTGGCAACCACAATACATAGACACGAGTTActgcaatgctggaaatctacagcaaTGCATAAtgcactggaggagctcagcaggtcaggcagcatctatggctgggaataaacaatcaacactttgggccgagacccttcaagaaggggaaggagTCAGAATAAGATGGAGGAAGGTAAGAGAACAGTACAAGGTAGTAGAGATAGGTGAAAACTGCAGAGGGGAAGGGGAtgcagtaaagagctgggaagttgattggtgaaagataaagAGTTGGcgaggctgggggtggggggggggaggggagaaatatgaaaggagaggaccgaagaccatggaagaaaaggagggtgatgggcaggtaaggtgtGAGATGGAAAGAAtgggggtgatggggaaggagatGGGGGTGCAgctactggaagttcaagagatCAGTGTTCACAGCATCAGGTTGAAGTCTACCCAGACCGACTACAAGGTGTGGCCCCTCGAACCTGAATGTTGCCTCATTCTGGTAGTAGAGGTggtcatggattgacatgtcagaaggggaagcagaattgaaatgggtgaccactggggaaattccactttttgtgtggcagatggagtgaaggtgccaGATGAAATGGTCTCCAAATCCAAGTTGGGTTTCATCAATATACAGGAGattacactgggagcaccagatacagtagataaccTCTACAGACTCGTGTgatgtgtcacctcacctggaaggactgtttggggccgtgAATGGTATGAGTGAGGGAGTGCAGGGGCAGGTGTggtacttgttctgcttgcaaagaCAAGTgcagggagggagatcagtggggaggaacaaatAGACGAGAGTGGGAagaaggggaagatgtgcttggtggtgggatcccatttgaGGTGGACCTGAAGGCTTGTGGCATGGTAGGTGGGGACAAGAAGAACCCTATCCATGGTGTGGGGGAAGATGTATGCAAAATtaaagagatgcaggtgagggcagctttGATGGTGGAGAAAGGCAAACCCCATTCTTTCTTTGAAGGAAGACACCTTAgttgctctggaatgaaaagccttatcctgagaaCAAGTGCAGTGGGTACAAGGGAACTGAGAAAGAGGAATGGCATTGTAATATAAaaacagtgacagggagggaagtagcagtcaagatagctgtgagagtcagtgggtttgtaaaagATCAGTAGctagactgtctccagagatgaaggCAGATCAAAACAGAGGAGAGGTGGTAGGAATGGACCAACTAAATTTAAAGGCAGAGATGATGAACTTACCATGGATACGGGAAGAGTTATGGAGCAATGTCAGTGTAGGCTTGAAACAGACTattccatgtagccaacaaaaaggcaggcatagctgaggcCTATGCTAATACCAATGGCTACACCTTGGTTTTGAagagtgggaggagccaaaggagaaattgagaGATGGCCATTTCCACcagatggaggggaacaggttgggtctgttgcccagaaagtagtggatagcTTTAAGGCCCTCCTGATGGGGGTAGAAGTAAATAGGGACTGGACATGAAGTGAAATTGAGATGACTGGGACAAGGGAACTTAAAGTCATTGAAGAGCTGAAGTCAGGTGTTACGGATGCAAGTAGGAAGGAACTGAACCAAGAGGGATAAAAAGGATGAGATATTAAGGCAAGCATCCTACACTGCATCTGCTTTGTCCCAAAAAAATGCTTTGGCTGCATGAGAATATTACAATCCTCTCCAACCGAAACAGGAACTTTGTCATTGCAGAGTTTAAATTCCAGTACTATTTCACAAACCACACTTTTTCCTCCAACCTCAAGGGTTGAATTAGAATAGATGTAAACAGAATCATGTTTTAGATTCACACTGCTTTTGGAACTGATAGCAAATAGGAACTTTGAGAATAAAGACAGCCTATCTGGCTAGCATTTGTTTTGCAAAACAGCAAAGGcaacagaaaataaaaaaaaggcaCTCAGTTGGAATGCAGAATGGCCCAGCGATACCATAGAGAGGAAAAACAAATCAATCCCATAGTTGGATGGTCAATTACAGTGAGCCCAAGCCTTTCAAACAGAAGGTTCGGTCATCAAAATTGTAACATTTAATGTACTAGGTCCTGCCGCACGCTGCCAAATGAACAACTAAACTTGCATTAGTCTAAGCTGTTCACCTATGCTCAAGGGGAATGGGTTGAATTAAACAGTTCATCCATAGGTGTTGAATTTGTCCCTTTGACCTCAAATCCACCACACAGTTCAAATTATGGAAGTACATATGTCACTATTCACtgacttgagattcatttctttgcATTAACACAAAGATACAATAGAATGTGGCAAACtaaaagcaatgtgcaaaagtcaaatcatgcaaataaataaaactgaggaCACAAGCTTAAagcccttgaaaatgagtctatagtttgttgagccagtttagtgctgaggtgagagTAGTTATTCACActtgttcaggaacctgatggctaccaccccaccagcctccgggtccaacatataattctccataacttctccacctccaacaggatcccaccaccaagcacatctttccctccccccccccttctgctttccacagggatcactccctacgcaactcccttgtccatttgtccaccccaacccttcccaccaatctccctcccagcacttatccttgtaagtggaaaagtgttacacctgcccttacacttcctccctcaccaccattcagggccccagacagtccttccacgtgaagcaacatttcacctgtgagtcggctggtgtgatatactgagTCCAGTGTTCCCACTGTGGCCTTctatattgttacgaatgtgccacaactctgaggggccaaagggtacaaagtagccccctcctttgtgagaatcgcaagatcgctattaattcgggtctgggacccaggaaatgagagagatacacatcatggcAATAATGAGAGAGAGCAAGACGCCAGATCACAGCCCCAGCAGTTGCcatagacaacgcagaatacacaggtttttggtatgtgtcctggcctctgaaaggcagaaccattgataacagccattgtctcttggagacggaattgtgtattgagtactgtactattcattgaagccctcagggaatgaccagagtgggctggttgagggattgcatcatcccaacctgattgaattctgagaccccgtgagtaaggataaaagaaggtctggggaacaaccccttcagacgcaccaggagaaacgctagaaatcctgtgacagcgtttaatagcgacagccagtggaaGGCTCCCGTGCGTCCTTGCCCTGTTcccgggattggggccttaccacggaagactgcttagctaaaggagaggtcagcCCAATGGAACTctaaggatcgaaatcataaaacagaaaagctggcaagttctaaaatatctctctctccaaccaaaagctgcagcctgaatgaactgagtgacttttatattgtccaatggaaatacattatcccctagacaatgatagagctaatTTCTTTTtgattattatacctgcacttttagatttagtattgatgacatatattatctgtatgtttgcattgatattatttgtgtatttttatcaatactgttaaaaatagtaccatcagacttcaacagacctctctatctttgctggtaagtgacccagttacagggttcgtaacaatatatattggtgagactcaacgcagactggaagaccgttttgctgaacacctgctctctgtccaccagagaaggTAGGATCTctcagtgaccacacattttaattccacatcccattctgatatgtccatccatggcctcctctgtcaAGACGAAaccactcaggttgaaggaacaacaccttatattgtgtctgggtagcctccaacctgaaggcatgaacattgatttctccaacttccattaaTGGGCCCCCTCcacttatttattgattattttccctttccccctttcacctctcacaatcactccttgcctgctctccatctccctctggtgctcctctccccctttctccctcggcctcccatcccatgatcctgtcctttctccagctgtgtatcccctttgccaatcaactttccagcttttagcttcatccctcccccatcttctatcatttcagatctccccctcccactttcaaatctcttactgtctttgttagtcctgacgaagggtcccagcctgaaacgtcaactgtacttcttcctatagatgctgcctggcctgctgcattccaccagcattgtgtgtgagatACAAGTTAATAACTGTcgctgaacctggttgtgtgggatcCACGGCTCCTGTACTTCATTCCCAATGGTAGAAGTGAAAACAGCATTAATGGATGTCACTTTGTGGCAGCACGccttgtaaattcgctcagtgcTAGGGAGGGCTTTCCCTGTGAAGACCAGCTTTCCACCAACCATCCCACATCCAGAACTCAGTGGCCAGTCATGTTAAATTGCTCGGCCGTTTGCAGCTCAATATTGAaactgagatgcagaaaaaccATGACACTGGTTTAATTTCCTTTATGGGTATTGTCTGAAATACTACTTCAGGCAATACTATTCGTTTCCCATACGTTTGATGGGAGTCTAATGCCCAAGCACAAGACCTTAGTATTATTCTCAAAAGCCAAGAGTCAACCTGTtaagggggaaaaaaagacaCGCAAACTCTTGTAAAGTGAAGCAATTAAACTTTGTTAGTAAAAGTGACAAGCAGCACAAGTTATGTCAAAACGAAAGCAAGCGACTGGGTTACAAAAGTATGTAGCATTTCCGGTACTTGTGTCTGAGACACTATTGTGGCTAATTGCAGACTATGTCCCAAATGGACACCAGAGAATAAACACAAAAGAATGAAGCAATCACACTTTTTTTTCTGTAGTTGAAAACTAGTTGAACATAGTTTGCTTGTGTTTCCTGTACAATAATAAAACGATCAAAGCAGCAGTGGTGAGACAGGCAGCCGTCAGAGCCAGGGTAACGATCAAAACCGTTTCAGATATCACACCTATAAAAGGAAGCAGAGGTTAGTCAGAGAAGCTACTACAGGTGGCAGAGGTGGGACCTTGAACTCACCCCTACCTGAAGTTTGCCCTCCAGGTTGTCCGATCTGATTGAAGGGTTGGGTTGCCAGGTCAGGTACACGGTTCTCCAGAATGACCAGTGGTCCAAGCGACGCTTCACCCTCCCACGTCGCTTGATCAACTTTCTCTGCAATGCAAACTACTGGTCAAGAAACAGACAaagcgacccccccccccccccacaaccagaAGGAACAAAAAACTTACCAGCCTCATTCCGAGCCTCCCTCCGTCCTCTGGGAGAaactacaccctctccaatggctACGCAATCCCCCAGGCGACAACAAGCACAGACATCGAGGCTTGTTTCTTCCAGTGGAGTCCATCTGACCAAGAAACCGTCATTATCATTAAGGTCAGTCACCAGAACCAAGCTCCGAGATGGAAAACAACTTACATGTTCTGCGTCTTCTGGAAAGTGCAAGCTTTGTTTACGGAATCGCTCTGATTAACTGCAGCAACTTTCAAGCGACAATTGATGAAAATCTGAGGGACACGTTGAACAAGGTTATTTCGTGAAACTTTGCCAACATATACAAGCCACTGTTTAATTCCTTACCAGGGAACGCTCATCTCCAAAGAAACGGAAAGCATCCAGATCAAAGCGGAGCTTGTCCACCTCACGGTCAGACCCGGCCAACACGAAGGTGGAAAAGGAATCCTCAGTCGCACTGTCCAGGAGACACCTAAACAAGATGGACATGAGAAATAGTCACAGATATTATTATTTGGAGAAATCCAAAGGACACTTACCCGTGGTGATCAATGATGTCGTATCTCGGggtggagtccttgtccaggctcAGGGTGGCTACACAGCGGTCAATGTAGAGCTTCAGGGGCATGTGGTTAATCATAGAAACAGAAGCTTCGATGTGAATGAGCTCGCCCAGGTAGTAGGTGGAGGAGGCGCGCTCTGTAAGCCAGTCATCTAAGAGACGAAACAGAATTAGAGATCTTGCACAAACGCTCTACTATTCCAGCCCGTGAAACTACACCCAACACACATACCAGTCATTAGCCGCAGGGAGAAAGATAGTTGTCCTTCCCCAGACCTGGTGGAGCTGAACGGCATCCAAGTGGGATGGATTGGGTTACTGCTCACGTTAGCTTTCCTGGAGGGACAAGAGGGCATTGGAGAGATTAAAGAACTCGCATTTGACCACGAATTCCGCAATAAAGTCACACAGTACGTTACCTGAAATAACGACACTGAATAGGAACGATTGCCCCATTGGTTCGCACAACAATCGCTCCACGAGCCTGGGGTCTGTGGTTCAGGTGGGTGGTGTAGACGAGGAAATCCTCGGCCATCTGAAAGATACCAGGTTCAACAGTGAACAATTATCTCAATAACGATTAGAGTCGTTGCTATTCCTCGTCCTCTCAAAAAACTAATTTTCGAACTACGCTGTTGGACGAGGGTGCTGTATCGAGGCATTGACTAGGTTCGTGTAAGTACGGTGCCGAACAGCAAAGCTGCTACACGTGGTTTGCATTTTAACACAAGCTCGCTAAATCAACCAACTTGTCCTACTTGATGCCACCAGGTTTTGTCTTCAGCCCACTCAGATGGCGTTACAATCGTCAAGCTACAGTATTCGCTAACGGTTTGATATATGCACTTGTATTGCGCCCTCCAGGAAAGTACGAATTTAGCACCACTTACTGATACACAAATTAAACGCAAGGACAGTTCGAATGCTTCTTTAGTTTTACTTAAGAAAAAGTTGAACTTGTTTGCATTTATTGGCCAAGACAAACTTTCATAGCAGGCTGAACAGCAAAgcgactgcagagagtagtgaagcAGTAGAGAACACGATAGAACAGGACTCGGCGATATGTTCCAGCATTAACACAATACAATTAATCACAGACAGAAAAACCACATCACCTGGAGTTCGCTGCCACACTCGCGCAGTCCATAATCAAAGAAAACAGTGTGATTTTGAGGGAAGATGGCCGTTGGTCGGCAACCTACTGTCCCCAGAGTCAGATCAGCAGCTTTAACCAGGTGTTTTGTTCCAAATAAATCCGTGTCCACTCGAACCAATATATTGCGCTCCCCACATTGTACTGATACAGTATTCAGTGGAGATTCACTTTGCACCTCAACTGTTTGGACATTCGAACTCAAGTTCGATTCAATACCCGCCTTCACTTTTCTCCATGGAAACCGCTGGTCCCTAAATTCTCGCCAAATATCGGAGCCATAAACTGCCCCAACGAGGAGCAGCAACAATAAAGAAAACCTCTTTCCCCGAAAACCGCACATGATGCTAAGTGACACCAACGCACCTTCACTTGAGAACCACCACCTTTTATACCCGGTTTTCGGTCAGCCGACTGGAGCCAATTAAACAACTCGAATTTCTACGTTGATTCCGTCCAATGAGAGACCTATGCCTTGATTAGAAAGAAGCCTGTGTTAAAGTGCACCAATAGGAGTGACGCTCCATTTCTTTGTTGTGATTTGGTTAAGGTCAGTGCTCTCCTGGATGGAGAAATACTGCAGTTTGTTGAGATCCACATGACTCTTCAAATTGACAACGGGTACATTTCTGATATCCCTACACTGTTGTTTGTGCTAAAGCTATTTTGCTCAGATGCCGTTCCCTCTGTCAGGAACAGACTGAAAAACAAGCTGTCCTGGGAATTTTAAGATACTTTGACTGAAAATGAACTATAGCGATAGGCGGGACTTGAATATCTGCAGAGTTCTCCTTCGTTCCAATTAGTTCCAAAGCCAAGAGTTCACTCTTGTAATGAAAGCAGTGGAGTCGACAGTTCTCGAGGAAGTAACGTACTAACGATGAAATGTTCTGTGCATGAAGTTCTTAACCGGTAACGGAAATTTGGCCCGAAAACACGCAACAATTTACAGCCGGTTCCGAGCTTGTGGCAAGCACCTCACATCATATCGCTACCCTCTGCTAGCTGCCTACACCATCTGCAAAATAGATCGTGTAGTCTTTTCAATAGTGCAGCAACGTGACTCAAATACACTCCGGCCggtctggtgctcccctccctaggcctcccgtcccatgttcctttcccttctccatctctgtatcccttttgcctatcacctttcgggctcttagcttcaccccaccccctctggtcttctcctatcatttcgcattttccccctccccctcctactttcaaatctcttactatctttcctttcagttagtcctgacgaagggtctcggcccgaaacgtggacagcgcttctccctatagatgctgcctgacctgctgtgttccaccagcattttgtgtgtgttgcttgaatttccagcatctgcagacttcctcgcgTCCGGTCTTTGTTGATGGCATTGTTTTAGCATGGCGGTGTTTCAGCCACAGTGCCGTGTTTATTTCATTAATTCCTCACCCTCCCTtttattaaaaggcctagatagagtagacgtggagaaaacgtgggagagtccaggaccacagGGTGCAGTCTCAGAATAAAAGTGTGTCCAAGATGAGgtatttatttagccagaaggtggtgaacctgtggaattcattgccacagatggctacggAGGCGAAGTCATTGAATAtatgaggttacagcgggacattgatagtggagtttgataggttcctgattagtaagaggacattaggtgcag
Proteins encoded:
- the LOC140740405 gene encoding zona pellucida sperm-binding protein 3-like, coding for MCGFRGKRFSLLLLLLVGAVYGSDIWREFRDQRFPWRKVKAGIESNLSSNVQTVEVQSESPLNTVSVQCGERNILVRVDTDLFGTKHLVKAADLTLGTVGCRPTAIFPQNHTVFFDYGLRECGSELQMAEDFLVYTTHLNHRPQARGAIVVRTNGAIVPIQCRYFRKANVSSNPIHPTWMPFSSTRSGEGQLSFSLRLMTDDWLTERASSTYYLGELIHIEASVSMINHMPLKLYIDRCVATLSLDKDSTPRYDIIDHHGCLLDSATEDSFSTFVLAGSDREVDKLRFDLDAFRFFGDERSLIFINCRLKVAAVNQSDSVNKACTFQKTQNIWTPLEETSLDVCACCRLGDCVAIGEGVVSPRGRREARNEAEKVDQATWEGEASLGPLVILENRVPDLATQPFNQIGQPGGQTSGVISETVLIVTLALTAACLTTAALIVLLLYRKHKQTMFN